A genomic window from Candidatus Liberibacter americanus str. Sao Paulo includes:
- the bamA gene encoding outer membrane protein assembly factor BamA → MFYRLFRVGFFVFIGAIMFVPFAYGANKLIVNSIKIKGMTYRDDKLIVSRIPIIAGKYFSDEDVDASIKYLYSTGYFSDVKIDVVGSVLVINVVENKIINQVVFSGNKKISDASLEQLIGIHPSSSYNKDLVDSSIKLIKKYYSYAGYPTASVDIQVYNISPGTINICYVITEGIRTKISNISFSGNKSYSSNRLGRVISLKTSGYFPFLAMGADIYSKERLSYDEQLIRNFYYNRGYAGVKVSSKAVFNNNRYDLTFNIDEGSVYRISKVIVRSDLQSVPHDKLLSLINNESGDLYSAQVIEENVLKITNYLYSIGNPFAYVTHRVNRDFINNTVNVEYIVDQGPPLYVDRIDIRGNVSIYDYVIRRELGFSEGDPINQAMIERSRRRIMATGHFSDVLIDQLSSGIPDHVLLTIRVKQSSDAVIKIGASCGDSLECSFDSGFSDGNFLGRGYDLGLNFSFSGNNFRDYNLNFVNPYFFNTPIASGFNLMKSYSTDKFFKKDISGLRLHARFPVLENISTTSKFGYDVLKYGNADNNNSSDFNRELVSHGKFNSLFVSQSVEYSTLDNINMPRNGLSLSSDYEYAGFRGDSNYHKLTQMAHYFKLLSDNYDIIGSMRFRMGHIFPRNENLQFFDQFMIGPGNLRGFARSGIGPRLKKDGLAIGGRTYVSASAEVDFPMAFASDDSGLRGTFFVDTATLHNNAFRLNNNSDIDGNDPYFRVAAGVSIVMHVPIFGKMSIYYGIPILKQSYDVVMPFGFTIGNSI, encoded by the coding sequence ATGTTTTATAGGTTATTTCGTGTTGGATTTTTTGTTTTTATAGGGGCTATTATGTTTGTTCCTTTTGCGTATGGGGCAAATAAACTTATTGTAAATAGTATTAAAATTAAGGGCATGACTTATAGAGACGATAAGCTTATTGTTTCTCGTATTCCCATAATAGCTGGCAAATATTTTTCTGATGAAGACGTTGATGCTTCTATAAAGTATCTTTATTCCACAGGATATTTTTCTGATGTTAAAATAGATGTTGTAGGTTCAGTTCTTGTTATAAATGTAGTAGAAAATAAAATAATAAATCAAGTTGTATTTTCTGGAAATAAAAAAATATCAGATGCTAGTTTAGAGCAGCTTATAGGTATTCATCCATCTTCTTCATATAATAAAGATCTTGTTGATTCTTCTATAAAACTTATTAAGAAATACTATTCTTATGCGGGTTATCCGACTGCTTCAGTAGATATCCAAGTATATAATATATCTCCTGGAACTATAAATATATGTTACGTAATTACAGAAGGTATTAGAACAAAAATAAGCAATATTAGTTTTTCTGGCAACAAGAGTTATTCTAGCAATAGGTTAGGTAGAGTAATATCTTTGAAAACTTCGGGTTATTTTCCATTTTTAGCTATGGGAGCAGATATTTACAGTAAGGAAAGACTGAGTTACGATGAACAGTTGATCCGTAATTTTTATTATAATAGGGGATATGCTGGAGTTAAAGTTAGTTCAAAAGCTGTTTTTAATAACAATAGATATGATTTGACTTTTAATATTGATGAAGGTTCAGTTTATAGAATTAGTAAAGTTATTGTTAGATCTGATTTGCAGTCTGTACCACATGATAAATTGCTTTCATTAATTAATAATGAATCTGGTGATTTATATAGCGCTCAAGTAATTGAAGAGAATGTTCTAAAGATTACAAATTATTTGTATTCCATTGGAAATCCATTCGCTTATGTTACTCATCGTGTTAATCGTGATTTTATAAATAATACTGTTAATGTTGAATATATTGTTGATCAGGGGCCTCCTCTCTATGTTGATAGAATAGATATTAGGGGTAATGTTTCAATATATGATTATGTGATTCGTCGAGAGCTTGGTTTTAGTGAGGGCGATCCAATAAATCAAGCTATGATTGAACGTTCTAGGCGTCGTATAATGGCAACGGGTCATTTTTCTGATGTTTTAATTGATCAATTATCATCAGGCATTCCTGATCATGTTTTGCTGACTATTAGAGTAAAACAATCTAGTGATGCTGTTATAAAGATTGGCGCTAGTTGTGGAGATTCGCTTGAATGTTCATTTGATAGCGGATTTAGTGATGGTAATTTTTTAGGTAGAGGATATGATTTAGGTTTAAATTTTAGTTTTAGTGGCAATAATTTTAGAGATTACAATTTAAATTTCGTTAATCCATATTTTTTTAATACCCCGATTGCATCCGGATTTAATTTAATGAAATCGTACTCTACAGATAAATTTTTCAAAAAAGATATTTCTGGACTTCGCTTGCATGCCAGATTCCCTGTATTAGAGAATATATCAACAACCTCTAAATTTGGTTATGATGTTTTAAAGTATGGTAATGCTGATAATAATAACTCTTCTGATTTTAATCGAGAATTGGTATCTCATGGTAAGTTTAATAGTTTATTTGTTTCACAATCTGTTGAATATAGCACGTTAGATAATATTAACATGCCACGAAATGGTTTATCGCTATCTTCTGATTATGAATATGCGGGATTTAGAGGAGATTCTAATTATCATAAATTAACTCAGATGGCACATTATTTTAAACTCTTATCAGATAATTATGACATTATTGGTTCTATGAGATTCAGGATGGGTCATATTTTCCCTAGGAATGAGAACCTGCAATTTTTTGATCAATTTATGATTGGTCCAGGTAATTTGAGAGGATTTGCTCGATCTGGAATAGGTCCACGTTTAAAGAAGGATGGCCTTGCTATTGGTGGAAGAACTTATGTATCAGCAAGTGCAGAAGTTGATTTTCCTATGGCATTTGCTTCGGATGATTCAGGATTGCGTGGTACTTTTTTTGTAGATACCGCTACACTTCATAACAACGCTTTTCGTTTGAATAACAATAGTGATATAGATGGTAATGATCCTTACTTTCGTGTTGCTGCTGGTGTATCAATTGTTATGCATGTTCCAATCTTTGGAAAAATGAGCATTTATTATGGAATTCCTATACTTAAACAATCGTATGATGTTGTTATGCCTTTTGGTTTTACGATCGGAAATAGTATTTAG
- the tsf gene encoding translation elongation factor Ts, whose protein sequence is MSGISAIRVKELRDRTGAGVMDCKNALSESNNDLDKAAEILEIKGKLKAAARSGKDVSDGLIGISHSGYEKAAIIEVNVETESVALSAEFQNVVYKIADVALSTDGTAESISLAQCDDGINVEDKIKNCISIVGENIKLGRTGILSVSEGVVSSYVHSAVAKSLGKIGVIVALRSSGDKEKLSFIGEQIAMHVAASSPLVISVEKLDPSIVAKRRAYYMEEIRDSDKSSDVIEKIVNGKMQKFFKEVVLLSQDFVVDPSKTISVFLKESEKVVGAQIELVDMIHFVLGS, encoded by the coding sequence ATGAGTGGAATATCTGCTATTAGAGTAAAAGAGTTACGTGATAGAACTGGCGCAGGTGTTATGGATTGTAAAAATGCTTTATCTGAGTCCAATAATGATTTAGATAAGGCTGCTGAGATTCTAGAAATAAAAGGAAAGTTAAAAGCGGCTGCTCGTTCTGGTAAGGATGTTTCTGATGGATTGATAGGGATATCCCATAGTGGCTATGAAAAAGCTGCTATTATAGAAGTTAATGTTGAAACTGAGAGCGTTGCACTTAGTGCTGAATTTCAAAATGTTGTTTATAAAATTGCTGATGTTGCGCTTTCCACTGATGGTACTGCAGAGAGTATATCATTGGCTCAATGCGATGATGGTATCAATGTAGAAGACAAAATTAAAAATTGTATATCGATTGTAGGTGAAAATATTAAATTAGGTAGGACGGGGATTTTGTCTGTTTCAGAGGGGGTTGTTTCTTCATATGTTCATTCTGCTGTTGCAAAGTCTTTGGGTAAAATAGGTGTGATAGTTGCACTGCGGTCTTCTGGAGATAAAGAAAAACTTTCTTTTATTGGAGAACAGATTGCAATGCATGTAGCAGCTTCTTCTCCTTTGGTAATTTCTGTTGAAAAGCTTGATCCTTCGATTGTTGCAAAAAGAAGGGCATATTATATGGAAGAAATTCGCGATTCTGACAAGTCATCTGATGTTATTGAAAAAATAGTAAATGGAAAGATGCAAAAGTTTTTTAAAGAAGTTGTGCTATTATCTCAGGATTTTGTTGTTGATCCGTCTAAGACTATATCTGTTTTTTTAAAAGAATCTGAAAAAGTTGTTGGTGCGCAGATTGAATTAGTTGATATGATACATTTTGTTTTAGGGAGCTAG
- the pyrH gene encoding UMP kinase: protein MSGFKYKRILLKVSGESLAGGSSFRIDLKAVDRICADIAEVHSKGVEIGIVIGGGNIFRGSKVVDESLSIERPTADNIGMLSTVINSLVLCSALRKINIPTKVLSSIFMPQICEVFSYQAALSYIAQGCVVVFSGGTGNSLLTTDSAASLRAIEIKADVILKGTQVDGVYSSDPIKDDSALRFDNLTYNQVIEKELKIMDATSIVIARDSNIPIIVFSIHSSGGILGALSGLSGSTIISGE from the coding sequence TTGTCTGGTTTTAAATATAAACGTATTCTTTTAAAAGTTTCGGGGGAATCTCTTGCTGGTGGTTCATCATTTAGAATTGACTTAAAAGCAGTTGATAGAATATGTGCTGATATAGCTGAGGTCCATTCAAAGGGAGTTGAAATTGGTATTGTTATAGGCGGAGGGAATATATTTAGAGGATCGAAAGTTGTTGATGAATCTCTATCAATTGAACGTCCTACTGCTGATAATATTGGTATGTTATCTACTGTTATTAACTCTTTGGTTTTATGCTCTGCTTTGCGGAAAATTAATATTCCAACTAAGGTTTTGTCATCAATTTTTATGCCACAGATTTGTGAAGTTTTTTCATATCAGGCAGCGTTGTCATATATTGCGCAGGGTTGTGTTGTTGTTTTTTCAGGAGGAACTGGTAACTCTTTGCTTACTACTGATTCTGCGGCATCACTGCGTGCGATTGAGATAAAAGCTGATGTCATTTTAAAAGGAACTCAAGTTGATGGGGTTTATTCTAGCGATCCAATAAAAGATGATTCTGCTTTGAGGTTTGATAACTTGACTTATAATCAGGTTATAGAAAAAGAATTGAAGATTATGGACGCGACTTCTATAGTTATAGCGAGGGATAGCAATATACCTATAATTGTGTTTTCTATCCATTCTTCAGGGGGGATTTTAGGAGCTTTATCAGGATTATCAGGCAGTACTATTATATCTGGAGAATGA
- the fabZ gene encoding 3-hydroxyacyl-ACP dehydratase FabZ, protein MESDVSCLYGKDIVELMKFLPHRYPFLLVDKIIDINGDNSAIGIKNVTFNEPHFMGHFPGMPVMPGVLIIEGMAQTAGAICAIKNGFDNKKAAYLMTVDKARFRKPVIPGDRLEFHVCKLRSRLTAWKFMCHAKVNGTVVSEAEIGAIVARDKD, encoded by the coding sequence ATGGAAAGTGATGTATCTTGCTTATATGGAAAAGATATTGTTGAGTTAATGAAATTTTTGCCACATAGGTATCCTTTTTTGCTTGTTGATAAAATAATTGATATTAATGGTGATAATTCTGCTATAGGTATTAAGAATGTTACGTTCAATGAGCCTCATTTTATGGGTCATTTTCCTGGAATGCCAGTAATGCCTGGTGTTCTTATAATTGAAGGTATGGCTCAAACTGCAGGTGCTATTTGTGCGATTAAAAATGGTTTTGATAATAAGAAGGCGGCTTATCTTATGACAGTTGACAAGGCTCGTTTCCGTAAACCAGTCATTCCAGGAGATCGTTTGGAATTTCATGTTTGCAAATTACGTAGTCGTCTTACTGCTTGGAAATTTATGTGTCATGCAAAAGTTAATGGCACTGTTGTATCTGAAGCAGAGATAGGAGCTATTGTTGCGCGTGATAAGGACTAG
- a CDS encoding UDP-3-O-(3-hydroxymyristoyl)glucosamine N-acyltransferase: MGKSYSSSNEGFPLIKLADIIGAILSDNSYGERMIFSIAPLIFASEGDISYILSRKFINNVDICQASAILCNLDILPFIPKSIPCLLSDKPHISLAILGSILYPQDIRIRPITRFIEGISSKASISKNVKFEDNVIIDSMAVISSGVEIGSHTYIGPGSFIGLGVKIGRYCNIGAGVTVVSAFIGNNVVVNPGVKIGSNDFVCIMDNVLSVDDTVDLGRVVIQDNVEIGVNTIIHRGKIDNTIIGENSKIGNQVQIRRNVYIGIGCIIANKVGIGISAFIGDNVFIESQCAIADYINIEDNVRITIKDLSME, encoded by the coding sequence TTGGGAAAATCATATTCTTCTTCGAATGAGGGATTTCCTCTTATAAAATTGGCTGATATTATAGGGGCTATTCTTTCAGATAATAGTTATGGCGAGAGGATGATTTTTTCTATAGCTCCTCTTATTTTTGCTTCTGAAGGTGATATTTCTTATATCTTATCGCGTAAGTTTATTAATAATGTTGATATATGCCAGGCATCTGCTATTTTATGTAATTTAGATATATTGCCTTTTATTCCCAAGAGTATTCCTTGTCTATTGTCTGATAAACCACATATTTCTCTTGCTATATTAGGGTCAATTTTATATCCGCAGGATATCAGGATAAGGCCAATTACTAGATTTATAGAAGGTATTTCTTCTAAAGCTTCCATATCAAAAAATGTAAAATTTGAAGATAATGTTATTATTGATTCAATGGCTGTTATTAGTTCTGGCGTTGAAATTGGTAGTCATACATATATAGGTCCAGGATCTTTTATCGGTTTGGGTGTTAAAATTGGACGTTACTGCAATATCGGGGCTGGTGTAACCGTTGTTTCGGCTTTTATTGGTAACAATGTTGTTGTTAATCCAGGGGTTAAGATAGGCAGTAATGATTTTGTATGTATTATGGATAATGTGTTGTCAGTCGATGATACTGTTGACCTTGGTCGTGTAGTTATTCAAGATAATGTTGAGATAGGTGTTAATACTATTATTCATCGTGGTAAGATTGATAATACTATAATCGGAGAGAATAGTAAAATTGGCAATCAAGTGCAAATAAGACGCAACGTTTACATAGGTATTGGATGTATTATTGCCAATAAGGTTGGCATTGGTATATCTGCTTTTATAGGAGATAATGTATTCATAGAAAGTCAATGTGCTATTGCGGATTATATAAATATAGAGGACAATGTGAGAATTACTATTAAAGATCTTTCTATGGAATGA
- a CDS encoding M50 family metallopeptidase, with product MIPVFLEYFFPYVLAICFIITVHEFGHYIAARLCGVKVRVFSIGFGPELYGITSSLGTRWKISLIPLGGYVSFVESKDDNHSFKNVNAWKKMMISLAGPFANWITAILIFIFIVYNSPMPMIDPVVSDVISGSPADIAGIKSKDRLLSIDGLKISNIRDVHSYLNTNLSKEIKIILYRSNVGEITVKIIPQTKYIVNNFDIKNSVLSIGVNFDSSVIHYQYRSISESILKGLNYSFDLMRSNVIALRDILHGKVKSSQIIGPIAIIKIAKNVASEGFKSYIDFVAVLSLSVCFFNLLPIPLLDGWNCWVFLLEMIRGKSIGKLAEMIIMIIGLFIVITSFVLIIGNDIYRLIS from the coding sequence ATGATTCCAGTTTTTTTAGAATATTTTTTTCCATATGTTTTAGCGATTTGTTTTATAATTACCGTTCATGAGTTTGGGCATTATATAGCAGCTCGTTTATGTGGCGTAAAGGTAAGGGTTTTCTCTATAGGTTTTGGACCTGAACTTTATGGGATTACATCTTCTTTAGGAACCCGTTGGAAGATTTCTCTTATACCTTTAGGTGGCTATGTTAGTTTTGTTGAAAGCAAAGATGATAATCATTCTTTCAAGAACGTTAATGCATGGAAAAAGATGATGATATCTCTTGCTGGTCCGTTTGCAAATTGGATTACAGCTATTTTGATTTTTATATTTATTGTATATAATAGTCCTATGCCTATGATTGATCCTGTTGTCTCAGATGTTATTTCTGGTAGCCCTGCTGATATTGCCGGCATCAAATCTAAAGATCGTTTATTATCTATTGATGGATTAAAGATTTCAAATATAAGAGATGTTCATTCATATCTAAATACTAATCTTTCTAAAGAAATTAAAATTATTTTGTACCGTTCTAATGTGGGGGAAATTACTGTAAAAATCATACCGCAGACTAAATACATAGTTAATAATTTTGATATTAAAAATTCTGTTTTATCGATAGGAGTGAATTTTGATAGTAGTGTTATTCATTATCAATATAGATCAATTTCGGAATCAATTTTAAAAGGATTAAATTATTCGTTTGATTTAATGCGAAGTAATGTTATCGCATTAAGGGATATTTTGCATGGTAAAGTTAAATCTAGTCAGATTATTGGTCCAATAGCTATTATTAAAATTGCTAAAAATGTTGCTTCTGAAGGATTTAAATCATATATTGATTTTGTAGCTGTTTTATCTTTATCTGTTTGTTTTTTTAATTTATTGCCTATTCCATTGCTTGATGGTTGGAATTGCTGGGTTTTCCTCTTGGAAATGATACGGGGAAAATCTATTGGAAAATTGGCAGAAATGATTATTATGATAATTGGGCTGTTTATAGTGATAACGTCATTTGTATTAATTATTGGAAATGATATTTATAGATTAATTAGTTAG
- the rpsB gene encoding 30S ribosomal protein S2 — MALPEFTMKQLLESGIQFGHRKFLWNPKMKPYIFGERSKIHIIDLSQTVPMLNRALQAVSDTVSRGGRVLFVGTKPQASDLIMKSAKRSAQYYINSKWLGGMMTNWKTVSNSIQRLRDLDKTIKNDIHVFTKKERLNIERKRDKLERALGGIRDMGGLPDLMFIVDTNREKLAIEEARRLKIPIVAVVDTNSNPDFIDYIIPGNDDSSRSIALFCDLIASAAIDGIARQQSALGGGMDLPADLIVEDEPKSVVAE, encoded by the coding sequence ATGGCACTTCCAGAATTTACAATGAAACAGCTCTTAGAGAGCGGTATTCAGTTTGGTCATAGAAAGTTTTTATGGAACCCAAAGATGAAGCCTTACATTTTTGGCGAGCGTAGCAAGATACATATAATAGATCTTTCACAGACCGTTCCTATGTTGAATAGAGCTTTACAAGCAGTCTCAGATACTGTTTCTCGAGGGGGGAGGGTTTTGTTCGTAGGCACTAAGCCTCAGGCCTCTGATTTGATAATGAAATCTGCCAAGCGTTCTGCTCAATATTATATTAATTCCAAGTGGCTTGGCGGTATGATGACTAATTGGAAGACGGTTTCTAATTCTATTCAGAGATTACGAGATCTAGATAAAACTATAAAAAATGATATCCATGTCTTTACTAAGAAAGAGCGTTTAAATATTGAACGTAAACGTGATAAACTTGAAAGAGCATTGGGTGGTATTCGTGATATGGGCGGATTGCCTGATCTGATGTTTATCGTTGATACGAATCGAGAAAAACTTGCTATTGAAGAAGCTCGTCGCTTGAAGATACCTATAGTTGCTGTGGTTGATACTAATAGTAACCCAGATTTTATAGATTATATTATCCCAGGTAATGATGATTCTTCTAGATCTATTGCGTTATTTTGTGATCTTATTGCTTCTGCGGCTATTGATGGTATTGCTAGACAACAAAGTGCCCTTGGTGGAGGAATGGATTTGCCGGCAGATTTGATTGTTGAGGATGAACCAAAAAGTGTTGTTGCTGAATAA
- the uppS gene encoding polyprenyl diphosphate synthase: MTSLLVPEHVGIIMDGNGRWASARGLPRYVGHHKGVEVVSEVVIAATELSIKYLTIFAFSSDNWCRPKSEISELIKIIRRFVEKGFEVFKKNNVQVRIIGNRSGLNSDILMLLKEVEEKTSFNTGLKLLIAFNYSSRNEIARAIKGIAKDIESGLVCSSDIDTSFIDKYLDTANIPDPDLIIRTGGERRLSDFLLWQSAYSEFVFIPDYWPDFSKKLFFYAVEQYSLRDRRFGGLSKREMSVV, translated from the coding sequence ATGACGTCATTATTAGTTCCTGAGCATGTTGGGATTATTATGGATGGTAATGGCCGCTGGGCTTCTGCTAGGGGATTACCGCGTTATGTTGGCCATCACAAGGGTGTAGAGGTTGTAAGTGAGGTTGTTATTGCTGCTACTGAGCTCAGTATAAAATATCTTACTATTTTTGCTTTTTCATCTGATAATTGGTGTAGGCCTAAATCTGAAATATCAGAGCTTATAAAAATAATCAGAAGATTTGTTGAAAAAGGTTTCGAAGTCTTTAAAAAAAATAATGTACAAGTTCGCATTATAGGAAATCGTAGTGGACTAAATAGTGATATTTTGATGCTGTTGAAAGAGGTTGAGGAAAAGACAAGTTTTAATACGGGCTTAAAGCTATTGATAGCATTTAATTATAGTTCTCGCAATGAAATTGCTCGTGCAATAAAAGGGATTGCTAAAGATATAGAATCTGGACTTGTATGTTCAAGTGATATAGATACATCTTTTATCGATAAATATTTGGATACAGCTAATATTCCGGATCCGGATCTTATAATTCGTACCGGTGGCGAGAGGCGGTTATCTGATTTTTTGCTTTGGCAATCTGCTTATTCTGAATTTGTTTTCATTCCAGATTATTGGCCTGATTTTTCAAAGAAATTGTTTTTTTATGCTGTAGAACAATATTCCCTTCGTGATAGAAGATTTGGTGGATTGTCCAAAAGAGAAATGAGCGTTGTTTAG
- a CDS encoding phosphatidate cytidylyltransferase has product MILRILTSILVACIFLSALWIGGIWFRILAIIIGLSVYCEWVNITNYFAVNLGEKILELLFCCLISYMIIMVEIKSAVFILVLYSLISAFISIVRGRAFWHSLGVIYSGLPSVAMVFLRGDDFKGFIVMLFVLSVVWTTDVFAYFIGKQIGGPKMAPIISPGKTWAGSIGGAVCAICIGCVVLYFFLGYKLHSSIVLAALITVSSQLGDLFESFVKRYFRVKQSGWVLPGHGGMMDRFDGLIFACSTMIIVALLSV; this is encoded by the coding sequence TTGATATTAAGGATATTAACAAGTATTTTAGTTGCTTGTATTTTTTTGTCGGCGTTATGGATAGGAGGGATATGGTTTCGTATTTTGGCGATAATTATAGGTTTATCTGTTTATTGTGAATGGGTGAATATTACAAACTATTTTGCTGTCAATTTAGGAGAGAAGATTTTAGAGTTATTATTTTGCTGCCTTATATCATATATGATTATTATGGTTGAAATTAAATCTGCTGTATTTATATTGGTGTTGTATTCTTTAATAAGCGCGTTTATTTCTATCGTGCGGGGTAGAGCTTTTTGGCATTCTTTGGGTGTTATCTATTCCGGATTACCGTCAGTTGCAATGGTATTTCTTCGTGGCGATGATTTTAAAGGTTTTATTGTCATGTTGTTTGTTTTATCTGTTGTATGGACTACTGACGTTTTTGCATATTTTATTGGGAAGCAAATAGGAGGGCCTAAAATGGCTCCGATTATTTCTCCTGGAAAAACTTGGGCAGGATCTATCGGGGGTGCTGTTTGTGCTATTTGTATCGGTTGTGTCGTATTGTATTTTTTTCTCGGATATAAATTACATTCATCAATAGTCCTTGCTGCGCTTATCACTGTATCTAGTCAATTAGGAGATTTGTTTGAATCTTTCGTCAAAAGATACTTTCGTGTGAAACAATCTGGTTGGGTGTTGCCAGGTCATGGTGGAATGATGGACAGATTTGATGGATTAATTTTTGCCTGTTCAACAATGATAATAGTTGCTTTGTTGTCAGTATAA
- a CDS encoding SH3 domain-containing protein codes for MLKLPQISHNLFAFILALCWVMTSDPILSNDKHISKFHSVPRFVTIKSNRTNVRFGPGTGYAVSRIYLQKGFPVEIIQEYEDWRKIRDLYGNYGWIKKVLLSMKRSAIISPWTRKSRDITYINLYNKPDIESIIVAKIEPGALLKIRECSGIWCFIENSEVRGWIKQSKIWGVYPNEIFK; via the coding sequence ATGTTAAAATTACCGCAAATATCGCATAATTTATTTGCTTTTATATTAGCATTATGTTGGGTGATGACATCTGATCCTATCTTATCTAATGATAAACATATATCTAAATTTCATTCGGTGCCTCGTTTTGTCACCATTAAATCTAATCGCACTAATGTTCGTTTTGGTCCTGGAACAGGTTATGCTGTATCTCGTATATATTTACAAAAAGGCTTTCCTGTTGAAATTATTCAAGAATATGAAGATTGGAGGAAGATACGTGATTTGTATGGGAATTATGGTTGGATTAAAAAGGTATTATTATCTATGAAGCGATCAGCCATTATTTCACCTTGGACGCGTAAATCAAGAGATATAACCTATATCAATCTATATAATAAACCTGATATCGAATCTATAATAGTTGCCAAAATTGAACCAGGAGCATTATTAAAAATACGCGAGTGCTCTGGAATTTGGTGTTTTATCGAAAATTCTGAGGTAAGAGGATGGATTAAACAAAGTAAAATTTGGGGTGTATACCCTAATGAAATATTCAAATAA
- the frr gene encoding ribosome recycling factor: MNQVIDLKSIKMRMDDAISFLKKDMMSLRTGRVSASMLDPVKVESYGSRVHLNQVANVSVVDPRMLSVSVWDKSMVQAVERAIHESNLGLNPIVEGQLLRIPVPETTEERRISLVKIAQSYAEKGKISVRNIRRDGMDNIKKFKKDGIISEDEGESLVNGIQKITDDAVKSIDYFFEEKKKEIMHF; encoded by the coding sequence ATGAATCAAGTAATTGATTTAAAAAGTATCAAAATGAGGATGGATGATGCTATATCTTTTTTGAAAAAGGATATGATGTCTTTGCGCACAGGTAGGGTTTCTGCATCTATGCTTGATCCAGTTAAGGTTGAATCCTATGGATCGCGTGTTCATTTGAATCAGGTTGCTAATGTTAGTGTAGTTGATCCTCGTATGCTTTCCGTGTCTGTTTGGGACAAGTCAATGGTTCAAGCGGTGGAGCGTGCTATTCATGAGTCTAATCTTGGGCTTAACCCTATCGTTGAGGGTCAATTGTTGCGCATCCCCGTTCCTGAAACTACTGAAGAAAGGCGTATTTCTCTAGTGAAGATTGCTCAAAGTTATGCGGAAAAAGGCAAGATTTCAGTTCGAAATATTCGGCGTGATGGCATGGACAATATAAAAAAATTTAAGAAGGATGGAATAATTAGCGAGGACGAAGGAGAGTCTTTGGTAAATGGTATCCAGAAGATAACAGATGATGCGGTCAAATCTATTGATTATTTCTTTGAGGAAAAAAAGAAAGAGATTATGCATTTTTAA